A window of Vigna unguiculata cultivar IT97K-499-35 chromosome 4, ASM411807v1, whole genome shotgun sequence contains these coding sequences:
- the LOC114181334 gene encoding mini zinc finger protein 2, translated as MRKRQVVVRREEPQRSVRSVKYGECQKNHAANVGGYAVDGCREFMASGGEGTSAALTCAACGCHRNFHKRMVETEVVCECSSPPSIGT; from the coding sequence atgAGGAAGCGGCAAGTGGTTGTGAGAAGAGAAGAGCCTCAGAGAAGTGTTAGGAGTGTGAAGTATGGTGAGTGCCAGAAGAATCATGCAGCAAATGTTGGAGGTTATGCTGTTGATGGTTGCAGAGAGTTCATGGCGAGTGGTGGAGAAGGAACAAGTGCTGCTCTCACTTGTGCTGCATGTGGCTGCCACAGGAACTTCCACAAGAGAATGGTGGAAACTGAAGTTGTGTGTGAGTGTTCCTCACCTCCCTCCATTGGCACATGA